One genomic region from Gloeocapsopsis sp. IPPAS B-1203 encodes:
- a CDS encoding DMT family transporter yields the protein MEQFRLGGNTNQELITNGLAAIALGIALLGIAFASILTVVAQQEIGSNATTLNRLGMAAIAFAGWNGVRFASQIRRQSSVSLLIYTWRDRSLLTIAGTSFAASLTLWAWSLTQTSVANSTLLNNMMPIFTTLGAWVVLGQRFSGRFVLGMAIAVCGAIAIGIEDFQSTNSNVVGDSAALGAAMLAAVCLLSLEQLRLKFATPVIMQWTCLIGSLGVLPVVLLTQEPLFPTSRVGWLSIISLAIVCQVIGQGLLTYSLARFSSGFVAVSMLAIPAIAAVLAIVIFAENLSIANWCAFAIVLAGVYLAISARSD from the coding sequence ATGGAGCAGTTCCGACTTGGTGGCAATACAAATCAAGAACTTATCACAAATGGACTTGCAGCGATCGCACTGGGCATTGCTTTACTCGGAATTGCGTTTGCTTCGATTTTAACTGTCGTTGCTCAGCAAGAAATTGGCTCGAATGCGACAACTTTGAATCGCTTGGGTATGGCAGCGATCGCATTTGCGGGCTGGAACGGAGTTAGGTTTGCCAGTCAAATACGCAGGCAAAGTTCTGTCTCGTTGCTAATTTACACCTGGCGCGATCGCAGTCTACTAACAATTGCCGGAACGAGTTTTGCCGCTTCTCTAACACTGTGGGCATGGTCGTTAACACAAACAAGTGTTGCTAATTCCACATTACTTAACAATATGATGCCAATCTTTACAACATTGGGAGCTTGGGTAGTACTTGGTCAAAGATTCTCAGGTAGATTTGTGCTAGGGATGGCTATTGCAGTTTGTGGTGCGATCGCAATTGGCATTGAAGACTTTCAGAGTACGAATAGTAATGTTGTCGGAGATAGTGCGGCGTTAGGCGCGGCGATGTTAGCCGCAGTGTGTCTTTTGAGTTTAGAGCAACTCCGCCTTAAATTTGCTACGCCAGTGATTATGCAATGGACGTGTTTAATTGGTAGTTTGGGTGTATTGCCCGTTGTTTTGCTGACTCAAGAACCATTGTTTCCGACATCTAGAGTTGGTTGGTTGAGTATTATTTCTTTAGCAATTGTTTGCCAAGTCATCGGTCAAGGGTTACTCACGTATAGCTTGGCAAGATTTTCTTCTGGGTTTGTTGCTGTTTCGATGTTAGCAATTCCAGCGATCGCGGCAGTGCTGGCGATCGTGATTTTTGCTGAAAATTTGAGTATAGCTAATTGGTGCGCGTTTGCCATAGTTTTGGCAGGAGTATACTTAGCCATATCAGCACGTAGCGATTAA
- a CDS encoding UPF0175 family protein codes for MSIVISDEILQASQLSPSEFRQEIALHLFQTGRLTLGYASQLADLQPNAFRQLLKQHNIPLYCYDVEDFELDLKNLRELGRL; via the coding sequence ATGAGTATTGTCATATCAGATGAGATCCTTCAAGCATCTCAGCTTTCACCAAGTGAGTTTCGTCAAGAAATTGCATTACACCTGTTTCAGACAGGTCGTTTAACGCTTGGGTATGCTAGCCAATTAGCAGATTTGCAACCTAATGCTTTTCGTCAACTTCTGAAGCAGCACAATATCCCCCTCTACTGTTACGATGTTGAGGACTTTGAACTTGATCTAAAAAATCTGCGAGAATTAGGACGGTTGTGA
- a CDS encoding DUF3368 domain-containing protein: MIVISDTSAITNLVAIRHLHLLFQLYNQVIIPEAVYRELTDAEPSAPATLKLQAVSWLEVKQIANRKIVKLLQEKVRLDPGESEAIALTLELNADLLLIDERRGRAEANRLGLRITGLLGILVEAKRQNLVAAVKLLMDNLIVTSQFRVSSALYYQILEMVDEA, encoded by the coding sequence GTGATTGTTATTAGCGATACATCGGCAATCACGAATTTAGTAGCAATTCGACACTTGCACCTCCTATTTCAACTCTACAATCAAGTTATTATTCCTGAAGCAGTGTATCGTGAACTTACAGATGCCGAGCCTTCAGCACCAGCAACACTCAAACTTCAAGCTGTCTCCTGGCTTGAAGTTAAACAAATTGCAAACCGTAAGATCGTTAAACTCCTTCAAGAAAAGGTACGGCTAGATCCAGGGGAGTCTGAGGCAATTGCTCTTACCTTAGAACTGAATGCTGATTTGCTGTTGATTGATGAGCGACGTGGTAGAGCAGAAGCGAATCGTTTAGGATTAAGAATTACTGGGCTACTTGGTATATTAGTTGAGGCAAAACGCCAAAATTTAGTTGCTGCGGTTAAGCTACTAATGGATAACCTAATTGTTACTTCGCAGTTCAGGGTGTCTTCAGCTTTGTATTATCAAATTTTAGAAATGGTGGATGAAGCTTGA
- a CDS encoding ABC transporter ATP-binding protein, giving the protein MNIGTKINSVGKTHAVRDLGVTAQGVSLRSVSKKYGSFVAVENLNLDIPAGDYCCLLGPSGCGKTTTLRMIAGHEDVTSGDVLIGDRRVNNLPPAKRDTAMMFQNYALFPHKTVWQNVDFGLKMRKIPQSDRRTRVGEMLELIGLSHLAERKPAQLSGGQQQRVALARALVTRPKVLLLDEPLSALDETLRLRMRGELRKIQKQFGMTFIQVTHGVDEAFALSDQIVVMNHGHIEQVATPAEVFRTPASQFVAKFMGDQNIFTGKIINCIADTNSDLIELDVKGIGSLFCRGYGAVIGNEAACSIRADLVELEPYSAATLIPSTKQNHILVRITAVELTGYVTRVSLMVEKTGQELLYKVRSGDWQNSSLQEGQLITLRWSTDDCVFLAH; this is encoded by the coding sequence ATGAACATTGGAACTAAAATCAACAGCGTAGGAAAAACTCATGCAGTTCGCGACTTGGGTGTGACAGCACAGGGAGTCAGTTTACGCTCAGTCAGCAAAAAGTATGGTTCGTTTGTTGCGGTAGAGAATTTGAACTTAGATATTCCTGCGGGAGATTATTGCTGCTTGTTAGGACCAAGTGGTTGTGGGAAAACAACAACACTACGGATGATTGCAGGACACGAAGATGTGACAAGTGGCGATGTCCTCATAGGCGATCGCCGCGTCAATAACTTACCGCCAGCCAAGCGCGACACTGCAATGATGTTTCAAAATTATGCACTGTTTCCGCATAAAACCGTTTGGCAAAATGTGGACTTTGGCTTAAAGATGCGTAAGATTCCGCAAAGCGATCGCCGTACCCGTGTAGGAGAAATGTTAGAACTTATTGGTTTAAGTCATCTTGCTGAACGCAAACCTGCACAATTGAGTGGCGGACAACAGCAGCGAGTTGCACTAGCAAGGGCATTAGTAACGCGTCCCAAAGTCTTACTTCTCGATGAACCCTTAAGCGCGTTGGATGAAACTCTACGGTTGAGGATGCGCGGAGAATTGCGCAAAATTCAAAAACAGTTTGGTATGACATTCATTCAGGTAACGCACGGAGTAGACGAAGCGTTTGCACTATCCGATCAAATTGTTGTCATGAACCACGGTCATATCGAACAAGTTGCCACTCCTGCTGAAGTTTTTCGGACTCCGGCTTCGCAGTTTGTCGCTAAATTTATGGGCGATCAAAATATTTTTACAGGTAAGATAATCAATTGTATTGCTGATACAAATAGCGACTTAATTGAGTTAGATGTAAAAGGAATTGGTTCACTTTTTTGTCGCGGATACGGGGCTGTAATCGGAAATGAAGCGGCGTGTTCCATTCGGGCTGACTTGGTTGAATTAGAACCCTACTCAGCAGCAACTTTGATACCATCTACCAAGCAAAATCATATTTTAGTACGAATTACTGCGGTTGAACTAACTGGATATGTCACGCGAGTTTCCTTGATGGTAGAAAAGACAGGGCAAGAACTGCTTTATAAAGTTCGCAGTGGTGATTGGCAGAATAGTTCTTTACAAGAAGGTCAACTTATAACACTGCGTTGGTCAACAGATGACTGTGTTTTTTTAGCTCATTAA
- a CDS encoding ABC transporter permease, with the protein MKKWKNIQPYLLVAPQTLVFLLFLVIPIAAILMVSFWEFTGYSMTPAFTWDNYAAIFSSPVYLATYINTFKFVAIVWLITLAIAYPIAYFLAFHVTSLRWQIVLFLICTIPFLTSNIIRMISWIPFLGREGVLNQTLMALGVTNQPIEMFLFSDFAVVLVMVHLYSLFMIAPIFNSMMRIDRALVAAAEDAGASGWQIQKEIILPLAAPGIAIGSIFIVTLVMGEFATVRLMSGGQSSSVGYLIRTQIGSLQYPMAAANAVILLLVTLLLVFGILRAVDIRKEL; encoded by the coding sequence ATGAAAAAATGGAAAAATATACAGCCTTATTTATTAGTCGCACCTCAAACTTTAGTTTTTCTCTTATTTTTAGTCATTCCAATTGCTGCAATTTTAATGGTGAGTTTCTGGGAGTTCACTGGTTACTCGATGACCCCAGCATTCACCTGGGACAATTATGCTGCTATTTTTTCTTCTCCAGTTTATTTAGCAACTTACATCAATACATTTAAATTTGTGGCAATTGTCTGGTTGATAACATTAGCGATCGCTTATCCTATTGCCTACTTTTTAGCCTTTCATGTTACGAGTTTGCGCTGGCAAATTGTTTTATTTTTAATCTGCACAATTCCTTTTTTAACATCTAATATCATTCGGATGATTTCTTGGATTCCATTTTTAGGTCGTGAAGGAGTGCTGAATCAAACACTCATGGCACTTGGTGTTACTAATCAGCCGATAGAAATGTTTTTGTTCTCTGACTTTGCTGTTGTCTTAGTAATGGTGCATCTCTATAGTTTATTTATGATTGCTCCTATCTTTAACAGTATGATGCGCATTGATCGCGCTTTAGTGGCAGCGGCTGAAGATGCAGGTGCTTCAGGATGGCAAATTCAAAAAGAAATTATCTTACCTTTAGCAGCACCAGGAATTGCGATCGGTTCAATTTTTATTGTGACGCTTGTTATGGGTGAATTTGCCACTGTTAGGCTCATGAGTGGCGGACAATCATCTTCTGTTGGATATTTAATTCGGACTCAGATTGGAAGTTTGCAATATCCTATGGCTGCAGCAAACGCAGTCATTTTACTTTTAGTGACTCTACTACTTGTCTTTGGAATTTTACGCGCAGTTGATATTCGTAAAGAACTTTAG